In one Drosophila pseudoobscura strain MV-25-SWS-2005 chromosome X, UCI_Dpse_MV25, whole genome shotgun sequence genomic region, the following are encoded:
- the LOC4815495 gene encoding uncharacterized protein: MRSQQLTLIFGVALICLASGLTTVTPRTTTRRSISTLPPIIGRPWPCSPPAVCSRTSPRVCGRTPRGDCQRFNNICELIQANREAKPADIRHTRDIDCRTVRAVGAANRRPCWAPCPARPVVCRRTQPRQEICVRSRNNRDCKILANTCQLRNQNCHSQPRNNWLRTAKRRCGDMQVGDKQRPCINLPTTTRRPRITTPRPRPPTLSA; this comes from the exons ATGCGCAGCCAACAACTGACACTGATCTTTG GAGTGGCCCTCATCTGCCTGGCTAGCGGCCTCACTACCGTCACACCAAGGACGACCACAAGACGATCCATCAGCACCCTTCCTCCGATCATCGGTCGTCCATGGCCCTGCTCCCCGCCTGCGGTCTGCTCCCGCACCAGCCCCAGGGTCTGTGGCAGGACACCGCGGGGCGACTGCCAGCGCTTCAACAACATCTGCGAATTGATCCAGGCGAATCGCGAGGCCAAGCCTGCCGATATCAGGCACACACGCGACATTGACTGCAGGACCGTGCGCGCCGTCGGCGCGGCCAACAGGCGGCCCTGCTGGGCGCCCTGCCCCGCACGCCCCGTGGTCTGCAGGAGGACCCAGCCCAGGCAGGAGATCTGCGTCCGGAGTCGCAACAATAGGGACTGCAAGATCCTGGCCAACACCTGCCAGCTCCGCAACCAGAactgccacagccagcccCGCAACA ACTGGCTGCGCACGGCCAAGCGTCGCTGCGGAGACATGCAGGTGGGCGACAAGCAGCGGCCCTGCATTAACCTGCCGACAACCACCAGACGCCCCAGGATAACCACTCctcgcccccgcccccccactTTGTCCGCCTAA
- the LOC4815708 gene encoding uncharacterized protein gives MSKLSICLLLVVLVVAIEADGDGRRPCEGRCTIRDLSSPRLLCVRDRRTNTCTKLRPCRLRELNCRRRDSGLAPLKESCTTRCRNILGGSGVSGQCAKRIRTQSGSTDSKRVRDCRQRRCIDDKIAGCWKNAQGACIVQTRCEASRKNCVNPSNQWSRTSEWRCRGNVQGGGARRCRSRPIIIKD, from the coding sequence ATGTCCAAGCTCAGCATTTGCCTCCTGCTCGTCGTCCTGGTGGTGGCCATTGAGGCCGATGGCGACGGTCGCCGCCCCTGCGAAGGCCGCTGCACCATCCGGGACCTGAGCAGCCCCAGGCTCCTCTGCGTACGGGATCGCCGCACCAACACCTGCACCAAGCTACGGCCCTGCCGCCTTCGCGAGCTGAACTGCCGCCGCCGCGACTCTGGCCTGGCACCGCTCAAGGAGTCCTGCACGACCCGATGCCGCAATATCCTGGGCGGCAGCGGCGTCAGCGGCCAGTGCGCCAAGCGGATCCGCACCCAGTCCGGGTCCACGGACTCCAAGAGGGTGCGCGATTGTCGCCAACGTCGTTGCATCGATGACAAGATCGCCGGCTGCTGGAAGAATGCCCAGGGAGCCTGCATCGTGCAGACCCGCTGCGAGGCAAGCCGCAAGAACTGCGTCAACCCGTCCAACCAATGGAGCCGCACTAGTGAGTGGCGTTGCCGTGGCAATGTCCAGGGTGGCGGAGCACGCAGGTGCCGCTCACGGCCCATCATCATCAAGGATTAG